In Torulaspora delbrueckii CBS 1146 chromosome 1, complete genome, one genomic interval encodes:
- the TFA1 gene encoding transcription factor TFIIE subunit TFA1 (similar to Saccharomyces cerevisiae TFA1 (YKL028W); ancestral locus Anc_2.528), which translates to MDRPIDEIVKNLLKFVVRGFYGGSYVLVLDAILFHSVLAEEDLKQLLGINKTDLGPLVARLRSDGLLSMHKQREYPPNSKSVERAYFYIKFPHAIDAIKWKVHQVVQRLKDDLDKNSAPNGYMCPICSTKYTQLEAVQLLNFDRTEFLCSLCDEPLVEDDSGKKNKEKQDRLNRLMDQVQPIIDYLKKIDDSRIEENTFEIALARLIPPQNQSRAAYTYNPKKGSTMFRPGEDGSSLNNDSSRRAGANSQATLHVNITTQSDEMAQRALQERQVEEKRKQNAVPEWHKQSTIGKSALGRLDEDEEFDPRTTAQANMSLEETGAANNQETEMDEFYHKHRSLTDRDLEERENERTLNEYYASLAKKQAEAKDEEDEDEEDEEGGFLDDDEGAFDEEFEDVVEPAKNEEGETKKDAVKEENGTTNNGFHETTKPSNDDDDGDMDIEFEDV; encoded by the coding sequence ATGGACAGACCTATCGATGAGAttgtgaaaaatcttttgaaattcgTTGTTCGAGGTTTCTACGGTGGATCATACGTCCTGGTACTCGATGCCATACTATTCCACTCGGTGTtagcagaagaagatttgaaacAGTTGTTGGGGATAAATAAAACTGATTTGGGTCCCTTAGTAGCACGATTAAGGTCCGATGGTCTTCTATCCATGCATAAGCAAAGAGAATACCCgccaaattcaaagagtgTGGAACGTGCTTATTTTTACATTAAATTCCCACATGCTATTGATGCCATCAAATGGAAAGTTCATCAAGTAGTGCAAAGATTGAAGGATGATCTAGATAAAAATTCAGCACCAAATGGGTATATGTGTCCAATATGTTCTACCAAATATACACAATTAGAAGCAGTTCAGCTGTTGAATTTCGACAGAACAGAATTTCTATGCTCACTGTGTGATGAACCGCTGGTGGAAGATGATTCgggcaagaagaataaggAGAAACAAGATAGACTTAACAGACTCATGGACCAGGTACAACCGATTATTgattatttgaaaaaaatcgatgattCACGGATAGAAGAGAATACGTTTGAAATTGCATTGGCCAGATTGATCCCACCTCAGAATCAATCACGCGCAGCTTACACTTACAATCCAAAGAAGGGCAGTACCATGTTCAGACCTGGAGAAGATGGCTCttcattgaacaatgaCAGTAGTAGACGCGCAGGTGCCAATTCACAGGCAACTTTGCATGTTAACATTACTACtcaaagtgatgaaatggCTCAACGTGCTTTGCAAGAACgtcaagttgaagaaaagagGAAACAAAATGCTGTGCCCGAATGGCATAAGCAAAGTACCATCGGTAAGTCAGCTCTTGGGagacttgatgaagatgaagagttcGATCCAAGGACAACCGCGCAAGCTAACATGTCCTTGGAGGAGACTGGTGCTGCAAATAACCAAGAGACAGAGATGGATGAGTTCTACCACAAGCATCGTTCTTTAACTGATAGAGACctcgaagaaagagaaaatgaGAGAACTCTTAATGAATACTATGCTTCTTTGGCCAAGAAGCAGGCAGAGGCAaaggatgaggaagatgaagatgaagaagacgaagaaggcGGGTtccttgatgatgatgaaggtgcGTTTGACGAGGAGTTTGAGGATGTTGTAGAACCCGCGAAGAACGAAGAGGGtgaaaccaagaaggaTGCTGtgaaagaggaaaacgGGACCACAAATAATGGTTTTCACGAAACTACAAAACCaagtaatgatgatgacgatggTGATATGGACATCGAGTTCGAAGACGTTTAA
- the TDEL0A03020 gene encoding tRNA threonylcarbamoyladenosine dehydratase (similar to Saccharomyces cerevisiae YHR003C and YKL027W; ancestral locus Anc_2.527): MGSIKDNWRLIAATALCTVAATKCVDLALKARLENDTKQKSRITKALETHEYDDNLFREQLARNYAFLGEEGMEKLKQQYFVVVGAGGVGSWVVTMLVRSGCQRIRIIDFDQVSLSSLNRHSCAQLSDVGTPKVDCLKRHLLKIAPWCQIEAINELWDKENAERLLFDAGEPTMVVDCIDNIDTKVDLLEFAYKRKIEVISSMGASTKSDPTRINVGDLTTTEEDPLARSVRRRLKKRGIVKGIPVVFSAEKPDPRKARLLPLPDEEYEKGQVDELSAMRDFRVRILPVLGTMPGIFGLTIATWILTKVSGYPMDPIEGKNRVKIYDGIYHSLAGQMTRIGMPDQRVPIAVKEVSYIVEEVFRGKSPVSGYSTRLTLSKWDPNKPVTIQNVVILTKEEQKEHEDNVLNGGKSLEDVYSKDILDLVAKRFKEEEYYSQYR; this comes from the coding sequence ATGGGTTCGATCAAAGACAACTGGAGATTAATTGCAGCTACTGCTTTATGCACTGTAGCAGCTACCAAATGCGTTGATTTAGCATTGAAAGCTCGTCTAGAGAATGATACCAAGCAAAAATCTAGAATTACCAAGGCCTTAGAGACACATGAATACGATGATAATCTCTTCCGTGAGCAACTTGCTCGTAATTATGCATTCTTAGGTGAAGAAGGTatggaaaaattgaaacaaCAATACTTCGTGGTGGTAGGAGCCGGCGGTGTCGGATCCTGGGTAGTTACCATGCTAGTTCGTTCCGGTTGCCAACGCATTAGAATAATTGATTTCGATCAAGTTTCGCTCAGCTCACTAAATAGACATAGCTGTGCGCAGCTATCTGATGTGGGAACACCTAAAGTCGACTGTTTAAAACGACACTTGCTCAAGATTGCTCCATGGTGTCAAATCGAGGCCATCAATGAACTGTGGGATAAAGAAAATGCGGAGAGACTTTTGTTTGATGCTGGAGAACCTACTATGGTTGTTGACTGTATAGATAATATTGATACCAAGGTCGACCTGCTGGAATTCGCTTATAAGCGAAAGATAGAAGTTATATCATCGATGGGCGCCTCAACAAAGAGTGATCCAACCCGTATCAACGTTGGAGATTTGACAACGACCGAGGAGGATCCATTGGCTCGTTCAGTGAGAAGaaggctgaagaagagaggTATTGTGAAAGGTATCCCAGTGGTATTTAGTGCCGAGAAACCTGATCCACGTAAAGCTAGATTATTGCCACTGcctgatgaagaatatgaaaAAGGACAAGTCGATGAGCTGAGTGCTATGAGAGATTTCCGTGTAAGAATACTCCCAGTCTTGGGTACTATGCCTGGTATTTTTGGACTAACCATTGCAACCTGGATCTTGACGAAGGTCTCAGGGTATCCGATGGACCCAATCGAGGGTAAGAACAGAGTCAAAATCTATGATGGGATCTACCATTCATTGGCGGGACAAATGACACGTATCGGAATGCCAGATCAACGTGTTCCCATTGCTGTTAAGGAAGTCAGCTACATTGTGGAGGAAGTCTTCAGAGGTAAGTCTCCCGTTAGTGGATACTCGACCAGGCTGACTCTCTCGAAATGGGACCCAAATAAACCAGTTACTATACAGAACGTGGTCATTCTGACTaaggaagaacaaaaagAGCACGAGGACAATGTGTTGAATGGTGGCAAATCACTGGAGGATGTTTACTCTAAAGATATCCTGGATTTAGTAGCCaagagattcaaagaagaagagtacTATTCGCAATACAGATAG
- the NEM1 gene encoding Nem1-Spo7 phosphatase catalytic subunit NEM1 (similar to Saccharomyces cerevisiae NEM1 (YHR004C); ancestral locus Anc_2.530) — translation MNAVSYISDQLSKRDKNGKTEDVEDKVAVQKREKIVRRRSKFTSYAWAVILFFPQWLIIKPTQLIWWIISLPLLLIEYGLKSRLQRKSTKRSTGTLQSISELEEDDLAGGDEIFLQRDAVKGSLAPAKYRRSRSGSRSSTVMLGTKRMGRFLFPKKLIPRSVLHAEKRKRLVVDLDETLIHSASRTTSHSNSAQGHMVEIRFAISGVSTLYYVHKRPHCDLFLSKVSKWYDLVVFTASMREYADPVIDWLEGSFSGRFSKRLYRNNCILRDGVGYIKDLSIVCGPTVTLGEVILVDNSPISYAMNVDNAIQVEGWISDPSDTDLLTLLPFLEALRYTTDVRDILALKNSEQAFLS, via the coding sequence ATGAACGCTGTTTCCTATATCAGTGATCAATTGTCCAAGAGGGATAAGAATGGTAAGACAGAGGATGTTGAGGATAAAGTGGCTGTTCAGAAGAGGGAAAAGATTGTAAGGCGTAGATCGAAATTTACATCGTATGCTTGGGCTGTGATACTTTTCTTCCCGCAGTGGCTTATAATCAAACCTACGCAGTTAATTTGGTGGATTATCTCTTTGCCTTTGTTGCTTATAGAGTATGGGTTGAAATCGCGGTTACAACGCAAGAGTACAAAACGAAGTACGGGAACCCTGCAGTCGATCAGTGAGttggaggaagatgacCTGGCGGGTGGAGACGAGATCTTTTTACAGCGGGATGCAGTTAAGGGCTCTCTCGCTCCGGCAAAATATAGGCGATCACGAAGCGGTTCGCGATCATCGACAGTGATGTTGGGTACAAAACGTATGGGTCGGTTTCTATTCCCAAAGAAACTTATACCGCGGTCTGTTCTGCATGCTGAAAAACGTAAGCGGCTAGTTGTAGACCTGGATGAAACGCTGATCCACTCTGCTTCGAGAACGACTTCGCATAGTAACTCTGCGCAGGGCCATATGGTCGAGATACGATTCGCTATAAGTGGGGTTTCGACGTTATACTACGTTCATAAACGTCCGCATTGCGATCTGTTCTTGTCAAAAGTCAGTAAATGGTACGATCTAGTGGTTTTCACCGCTTCGATGCGCGAATACGCGGACCCGGTGATAGACTGGCTTGAAGGTTCTTTCTCTGGTcgtttttcaaagagactTTATAGGAACAATTGTATCCTTAGAGATGGCGTTGGTTACATCAAAGATCTGTCGATCGTTTGTGGTCCCACCGTAACCCTGGGGGAAGTCATACTGGTGGATAATAGTCCCATAAGTTATGCCATGAACGTCGATAACGCTATACAGGTGGAAGGTTGGATTAGTGATCCTTCAGATACGGATTTACTCACTCTCTTACCGTTTCTTGAAGCACTCAGGTACACGACGGACGTTAGAGACATATTGGCATTGAAAAATAGCGAACAAGCGTTCCTCTCATGA
- the CTP1 gene encoding Ctp1p (similar to Saccharomyces cerevisiae CTP1 (YBR291C); ancestral locus Anc_2.525) yields MSQEKKKVDPAKSFVAGALAGAVEASITYPFEFAKTRLQLVDKSSKASRNPLVLLFNTAKTQGVGSIYVGCPAFIVGNTAKAGVRFLGYDTIRNFLKDPRTGELSGPRGVIAGLGAGLLESVVAVTPFEAIKTGLIDDKQSANPRYHNNGRGIVRNYGSLIRDKGFRGLYNGVLPVSMRQAANQAVRLGCYNKIKVMVQNYTNSPKDQALSSGLTFVVGAFSGVVTVYTTMPIDTVKTRMQSLNASQYSSTFNCFSRILKEEGLKTFWKGTTPRLGRLILSGGIVFTIYEKVLTVLG; encoded by the coding sequence ATGTCAcaggagaagaagaaagtagATCCTGCTAAATCTTTCGTGGCAGGTGCATTGGCTGGTGCCGTTGAGGCCTCTATCACATACCCGTTCGAATTTGCTAAGACCAGATTACAACTGGTGGATAAATCCTCCAAGGCGTCTCGTAACCCATTGGTTCTGCTTTTCAACACAGCTAAAACTCAAGGTGTTGGCTCTATCTATGTGGGGTGTCCAGCATTCATTGTCGGGAACACCGCCAAGGCAGGTGTTAGATTCTTGGGTTATGATACGATTAGAAATTTTTTAAAGGATCCTCGCACCGGCGAATTAAGTGGTCCTAGAGGTGTTATTGCCGGTTTAGGTGCTGGTTTGCTTGAAAGTGTTGTTGCAGTGACTCCCTTTGAAGCAATTAAGACCGGTTTGATTGATGATAAACAGAGCGCCAATCCAAGGTATCATAACAATGGTCGCGGCATAGTACGGAACTATGGATCTTTGATTCGTGATAAAGGTTTCCGCGGTCTATACAACGGTGTGCTACCTGTATCGATGAGACAGGCCGCTAATCAGGCAGTGAGATTAGGGTGTTATAATAAGATTAAAGTCATGGTACAGAACTATACAAACTCTCCAAAGGATCAAGCCTTATCATCCGGTTTGACATTTGTCGTCGGTGCCTTTAGTGGTGTCGTTACCGTGTACACCACCATGCCAATAGACACTGTCAAAACAAGAATGCAAAGTTTAAACGCTTCCCAGTATTCATCAACCTTCAACTGTTTTAgcagaattttgaaagaagaaggcttGAAGACATTTTGGAAGGGTACCACTCCTAGACTAGGAAGACTAATTTTAAGCGGTGGTATTGTTTTCACCATTTATGAGAAAGTCCTGACGGTGTTGGGTTGA
- the NAT4 gene encoding N-terminal L-serine N(alpha)-acetyltransferase NatD (similar to Saccharomyces cerevisiae NAT4 (YMR069W); ancestral locus Anc_2.532), whose translation MEQESLNDVVKYANQNFPTTINAAGIQLTRKLLAIDTEEYPVETDQCISYVHSPREAEKLLWQLLEILDENLGQKYAGSSRALYHNTRPWRVNKWREMLTPGLVYVIYSTAATTTATQRRNAPFSPLLFLSFMLTEEDGLVADDPTEVWTVLYLYELQLLPRVRRLGLAARLLGDHLAQCGRQLCTRSRAGRFSKTRFFGLELTVFADNAPAIRLYESLGMQLAADSPTVLDTDSLYRLYVLQL comes from the coding sequence ATGGAGCAAGAATCACTCAACGATGTTGTAAAATATGCAAATCAAAACTTTCCCACCACCATCAATGCCGCAGGTATACAACTTACTCGTAAATTACTAGCCATCGATACAGAAGAATACCCAGTGGAAACCGACCAATGTATCTCATACGTGCACTCTCCGCGCGAAGCTGAAAAACTACTATGGCAACTTCTCGAGATACTAGACGAGAATCTGGGCCAGAAATACGCAGGTTCGAGCCGCGCCCTCTACCACAATACGCGCCCTTGGCGCGTAAACAAATGGCGCGAAATGCTGACTCCGGGACTGGTATACGTGATATACAGCACCGCCGCCACCACCACCGCCACGCAGAGACGAAATGCTCCATTCTCCCCTCTTCTATTCCTCTCGTTTATGCTCACCGAAGAAGACGGCCTCGTCGCTGACGATCCGACCGAGGTATGGACCGTACTGTACCTATACGAGCTGCAACTACTGCCCCGCGTGCGGCGCCTGGGCTTGGCCGCACGGCTTCTGGGCGACCACCTGGCCCAGTGCGGTCGCCAGCTATGCACGCGGAGCCGAGCCGGCCGCTTCTCAAAAACGCGCTTCTTCGGTCTCGAGCTCACGGTGTTCGCCGACAATGCCCCGGCGATTCGTCTGTATGAGAGTCTGGGAATGCAGCTGGCCGCGGACTCGCCCACCGTCTTGGACACTGATTCACTGTACCGGTTATACGTACTGCAATTGTGA
- the LEU5 gene encoding coenzyme A transporter (similar to Saccharomyces cerevisiae LEU5 (YHR002W); ancestral locus Anc_2.526): MGTADQTACQSRSVVSGKPKSRQRHIMAIDKNSMDYILRSAIAGGISGSCAKTLIAPLDRIKILFQTSNPHYTKYAGSLMGLVEAAKHIRINDGIRGFFQGHSVTLIRIFPYAAVKFVAYEQIRSVLIPSKEYETHWRRLMSGSLAGLCSVFLTYPLDLIRVRLAYVTDHHRVKLGRVVRNIWAEPVSTTLSTKSYIPKWFGHWSNFYRGYIPTVLGMIPYAGVSFFAHDLICDILRVPFLAPYSVVALSEDDEAIRRQKHQRVPLKTWAELVAGGLAGMASQTAAYPFEIIRRRLQVSSLAPQGSHERKFQSINGIAKIIYKERGWRGFFVGLSIGYIKVTPMVACSFYVYERMKWHLGI; the protein is encoded by the coding sequence ATGGGGACAGCTGATCAGACAGCTTGTCAGTCGAGATCTGTGGTCTCCGGGAAGCCGAAATCTCGACAGAGACATATAATGGCTATAGATAAAAATTCTATGGACTACATTTTACGTTCAGCAATAGCAGGAGGAATATCTGGTTCATGTGCAAAGACTCTGATAGCTCCTTTAGATCGGATAaaaattcttttccaaaCCTCGAATCCGCACTATACTAAGTACGCAGGGTCTCTTATGGGTTTAGTGGAAGCTGCAAAGCATATTAGGATCAATGATGGTATAAGAGGATTTTTCCAGGGCCATTCCGTGACATTAATTAGAATTTTCCCATATGCTGCTGTGAAATTTGTCGCATATGAACAGATACGAAGTGTATTGATACCCAGTAAGGAATACGAAACGCATTGGAGAAGACTAATGAGTGGTTCTTTGGCGGGTCTTTGCAGTGTCTTTTTAACTTATCCTTTAGACCTGATACGGGTTCGATTGGCGTATGTGACAGATCATCATAGGGTCAAGCTCGGCAGGGTTGTGCGAAATATCTGGGCAGAGCCGGTGTCTACTACATTATCCACCAAATCGTATATACCGAAATGGTTTGGTCATTGGAGCAATTTTTATCGAGGATACATTCCAACGGTCCTCGGAATGATTCCTTACGCAGGTGTTTCATTCTTTGCGCACGACCTTATATGTGACATATTAAGAGTACCTTTCCTGGCACCATATTCAGTGGTTGCACTATCTGAGGATGACGAAGCAATACGTAGACAGAAACATCAGAGGGTACCTCTCAAGACGTGGGCAGAGTTGGTGGCCGGTGGGTTGGCTGGGATGGCATCTCAAACAGCGGCCTACCCATTCGAGATTATAAGAAGACGACTACAGGTTAGTTCACTGGCACCCCAGGGCAGTCACGAGCGAAAGTTCCAATCCATTAACGGCATAGCAAAGATTATTTATAAGGAGCGTGGTTGGCGTGGATTCTTCGTCGGCTTAAGTATAGGCTACATTAAGGTGACACCAATGGTCGCCTGTAGCTTTTACGTCTACGAAAGGATGAAATGGCATTTGGGCATATAA
- the MAE1 gene encoding malate dehydrogenase (oxaloacetate-decarboxylating) (similar to Saccharomyces cerevisiae MAE1 (YKL029C); ancestral locus Anc_2.529), with translation MMMMRYRASSRIAQCAARSSCARFYSSSTKPNLATTTRDTTFNQQTYGDSNIQKIPVGSTAKKLFGKPKKTRLSVDGPIECPLESFQLLNSPLFNKGSAFTQEERQAFNLDALLPPQVNTLDEQVERAYKQLCYLKTPLAKNDFMTSMRVQNKVLYFALVREHIRELVPIIYTPTEGDAIAAYSHRFRRPEGIFLDITEPESVERRMAVYGGDKDVDYIVVSDSEGILGIGDQGIGGIRIAISKLALMTLCGGIHPGRVMPVCLDVGTNNKKLARDELYMGNRFARIRGKQYDYLIEKFIQSIKKRFPNAVLHFEDFGVKNARRILDKYRNELACFNDDIQGTGAVVMASLIAALKHTKRDLKDITVLVYGAGSAGLGIADQIVNHMVTHGLSKEEARTKIYLMDRRGLILSSMESGSTQAQHVYAKSDEEWSDVNCKSLLDVVSRVKPTCLIGCSTQAGAFNKSIVQEMYKHNPRPIIFPLSNPTRLHEAVPEDLLNWTDNNALVATGSPFPPVNGYRISENNNCFSFPGIGLGAVLSRAKVISDTMISAAVDQLAALSPLEEGNSKPGLLPPLEVIQDTSSKVATAVILQALKEGSARIEEEDVPGETGKKVKVPRDFDQCLAWVKNQMWEPRYRPMIKVDHDPTFHSHQI, from the coding sequence atgatgatgatgagataTAGAGCCTCTTCAAGGATAGCACAATGTGCTGCACGTTCTTCATGTGCCCGTTTTTACTCTTCGAGTACCAAACCAAATTTGGCTACCACTACTAGGGACACTACATTCAACCAGCAAACGTACGGAGATAGcaacattcaaaagattcCAGTGGGATCAACtgccaagaaactttttggcaaaccaaagaagacaCGTTTGTCCGTCGATGGTCCTATTGAATGTCCATTGGAAAGTTTTCAATTATTAAACTCTccattgttcaacaaaGGTTCTGCGTTTACACAGGAAGAGAGGCAAGCTTTCAATTTGGATGCATTGCTACCACCACAAGTGAACACTTTGGATGAACAAGTTGAGAGAGCTTATAAGCAACTTTGTTATCTGAAGACTCCTTTGGCCAAGAACGATTTCATGACTTCTATGCGTGTTCAGAACAAAGTCCTATATTTTGCCTTGGTCAGAGAACACATTAGAGAATTGGTTCCTATTATTTACACACCAACAGAAGGTGATGCAATTGCTGCTTATTCGCACAGATTCAGAAGACCTGAAGGTATCTTTTTGGATATCACCGAACCAGAGTCCGTAGAACGTAGAATGGCCGTTTACGGTGGTGACAAGGACGTCGATTACATTGTTGTTTCCGATTCTGAAGGTATTCTTGGTATCGGTGATCAAGGTATTGGTGGAATCCGTATTGCCATCTCTAAATTGGCACTAATGACTTTGTGTGGTGGTATTCACCCTGGTCGTGTGATGCCTGTTTGTCTGGACGTTGGtaccaacaacaagaaacttgcGCGTGACGAATTGTACATGGGTAACAGATTCGCCAGAATCAGAGGTAAGCAATATGattatttgattgaaaaattcattcaatcaatcaagaagagattcCCTAATGCTGTGCtacattttgaagatttcggTGTGAAGAACGCAAGAAGAATCTTAGATAAGTACCGTAACGAATTGGCTTGTTTCAACGACGATATCCAAGGTACTGGTGCTGTCGTCATGGCTTCATTGATTGCTGCTCTAAAACACACAAAgagagatttgaaagacatCACCGTTTTAGTTTATGGTGCTGGTTCTGCAGGTCTTGGTATCGCCGATCAAATCGTGAATCACATGGTTACTCACGGtctttcgaaagaagaggCCCGCACAAAGATCTATCTAATGGATAGACGTGGGTTGATCTTGAGTTCCATGGAATCTGGCTCGACACAGGCACAACACGTTTACGCCAAATCAGACGAAGAGTGGTCTGATGTGAACTGTAAATCTTTACTTGACGTTGTCTCCCGCGTGAAACCAACCTGTCTAATCGGTTGTTCCACTCAAGCAGGTGCCTTCAACAAGTCTATCGTACAGGAAATGTACAAGCACAACCCAAGACCTATCATCTTCCCACTATCGAATCCAACCAGATTGCACGAAGCTGTACCTGAAGATCTATTGAACTGGACCGATAACAACGCCTTAGTGGCCACCGGTTCACCATTCCCACCTGTTAACGGCTACCGTATCTCCGAGAACAACAACTGTTTCTCATTCCCAGGTATTGGTCTTGGTGCAGTCCTTTCTCGTGCCAAGGTCATCTCGGATACCATGATCAGTGCCGCCGTGGATCAACTTGCCGCCTTGTCGCCATTAGAAGAAGGTAACTCGAAACCTGGTCTTTTACCACCTCTAGAAGTGATTCAGGATACTTCCTCGAAAGTGGCCACAGCAGTGATCCTACAGGCTCTAAAAGAGGGATCTGCAcgtattgaagaagaagacgtGCCAGGTGAAACGGGCAAGAAGGTTAAAGTGCCGCGTGACTTTGACCAATGTCTCGCCTGGGTCAAGAACCAAATGTGGGAGCCAAGGTATAGACCAATGATCAAAGTGGATCATGATCCAACTTTCCATTCGCATCAAATTTAA
- the MOT3 gene encoding Mot3p (similar to Saccharomyces cerevisiae MOT3 (YMR070W); ancestral locus Anc_2.533), producing MNNWPHQQGRRSGEQDERSQRPMPLNLPPRYSYTQYPHAFPVVNATVPQQYLYVPGSVPPPPQAQLQFPIYPYYPQPAAGGGAAAPPPRMRLKLEQPPMPMPMSIPGQRAVAVASLSSNSADDEEQREAQGYVHKCHLCNKSFKRKSWLQRHLLSHSPARHFSCPWCLSKHKRKDNLLQHMKLKHTDYVLQELRLNNVYVSTEGSCKNNIRTLLYEGRLNKDEVKKVLNSLIDRHNNNQ from the coding sequence atgaacaattggCCGCATCAGCAAGGTCGTCGATCCGGGGAACAGGATGAAAGGTCGCAGAGACCTATGCCATTGAATCTTCCACCACGATACTCATACACTCAATACCCACATGCTTTCCCCGTAGTGAATGCTACGGTGCCGCAGCAGTACCTTTACGTTCCAGGTTCTGTGCCGCCTCCACCACAGGCGCAATTGCAATTCCCAATTTATCCGTATTATCCCCAACCGGCCGCTGGCGGTGGCGCGGCAGCGCCACCGCCGCGTATGAGGTTGAAATTGGAACAGCCGCCGATGCCGATGCCAATGTCGATACCAGGACAACGAGCGGTGGCTGTTGCCAGCTTGAGTTCGAATTCGGCGGATGATGAGGAACAGCGTGAAGCGCAGGGGTATGTGCATAAATGCCATTTGTGTAATAAGTCATTCAAGCGGAAATCGTGGTTGCAACGGCATTTGCTCTCGCATTCGCCTGCAAGACACTTCTCTTGTCCCTGGTGTCTGAGTAAACATAAACGCAAGGATAACTTGCTGCAGCAtatgaaattgaaacatACTGATTACGTACTGCAGGAACTGCGACTGAATAACGTTTATGTTAGCACGGAAGGCAGTTGTAAGAATAACATTAGGACGTTGTTGTATGAGGGGAGACTTAATAAGGATGAGGTGAAGAAAGTTCTTAATTCGTTAATCGACAGGCATAATAATAATCAATGA
- the BSD2 gene encoding Bsd2p (similar to Saccharomyces cerevisiae BSD2 (YBR290W); ancestral locus Anc_2.524) — MTTGSSSHDQIVGSSRNTTDIENNMVSSDDAADGTTIDQEDSEQERRIGDRIFPTSLRERASRQIRAAGRHFNILDRLFQRNTQDASHLQQGANYDGVFSNLSAKPDGEEDQQAGDSDNPPTYDEAAVDMAPSYYGVDDSGAGMYYNEICIEGLPVGNIANLIWNLLVSSSFQFIGFLVTYILHTSHAAKQGSRLGLGITFLGYAYSMIPNDVQSKVGRDKDVDRVQLSDPNEHDDLHLYSSPATQDEFTSHLSTGITEEKQSVPAVAVFTGILGFCIAVKSLYDYVQIKRMERKYMS, encoded by the coding sequence ATGACTACCGGGAGCTCAAGCCATGATCAGATTGTGGGGAGCTCACGAAATACAACCGATATTGAGAATAACATGGTTTCTAGTGATGATGCAGCGGATGGAACTACGATagatcaagaagacagCGAACAAGAGCGAAGGATTGGAGACAGAATATTCCCGACAAGCTTAAGAGAAAGGGCCTCGAGGCAGATCAGGGCCGCTGGGAGACATTTTAATATATTAGATAGACTTTTCCAGAGGAATACTCAAGATGCATCACATTTGCAACAGGGCGCCAATTATGACGGGGTTTTCAGTAATTTAAGTGCAAAACCGGATGGAGAGGAAGACCAGCAGGCTGGGGATAGTGATAATCCGCCTACTTATGATGAAGCTGCAGTTGATATGGCACCATCGTATTATGGAGTCGACGACTCTGGAGCGGGAATGTATTACAATGAAATTTGCATAGAGGGTTTACCCGTTGGTAATATTGCGAATCTGATATGGAATCTTCTCGTCAGCTCCAGTTTCCAGTTTATTGGATTTTTGGTAACATATATTTTGCACACGTCGCATGCAGCAAAGCAAGGCTCGAGGCTAGGTCTTGGAATCACCTTTCTCGGTTATGCGTATTCTATGATCCCCAATGACGTCCAATCGAAGGTTGGGAGAGACAAGGATGTAGACAGGGTTCAGTTATCAGATCCGAATGAGCACGATGATTTACATTTGTACTCATCGCCTGCTACACAAGATGAGTTCACCTCACATCTGTCGACCGGTATAACTGAGGAGAAACAAAGTGTACCAGCGGTCGCCGTCTTCACTGGAATACTTGGGTTTTGCATAGCAGTAAAAAGTCTTTATGATTATGTTCAGATCAAGAGGATGGAACGAAAATACATGTCATAG